A single region of the Theileria annulata chromosome 4, complete sequence, *** SEQUENCING IN PROGRESS *** genome encodes:
- a CDS encoding GTPase, putative (SMART pfam:MMR_HSR1 (PF01926) at aa 13-306, E()=5.60e-05) yields MIPNEISRLRCAFLKQLSNRIRHFSIMEYYRSVRPVPPPAEISLTTSCVKKEINIPISSSTRPYVGPQISTRQPVPVEVIFASTVSWASPTQPQNPRFLKVALLGLPNSGKSSFLNSILNSTVSAVSPKVNTTRFQVWLILLFREDIRGIFTVDNCQIVLIDSPGIIASHKRRKFCKDLVRTAWKGFDEADLCLFLVDAVKRPKSDLYNILRVLSGKNPIEEHVGSSQRSISPNSYETSLDDPFPDDFEESIDSEEEDLFEDKTGRREVPIALVLNKIDLVSHKKWVKSRVKELNVHGNFCDVFYTSAKYSMGFTPLINFLKLSSKPAPWVYPSDMVTTMSKVKVVEQLVRTYIFCWFNKDVPYKVEQSIIGWTYAENGTLNIEMELYVRTVKVAKMICGIKGRILNQLQKNVSYKLSKMWNEAVFLFVHVKLR; encoded by the exons ATGATTCCTAATGAAATTTCGCGCCTTCGTTGCGCATTTCTCAAACAACTGTCAAATCGCATCCGTCATTTTTCCATCATGGAATATTATAGATCG GTCCGTCCCGTTCCACCTCCAGCGGAAATCAGTTTAACAACATCGTGTGTGAAAAAGGAAATAAATATCCCAATAAGTTC GTCGACAAGACCTTATGTTGGTCCTCAGATATCCACAAGACAACCGGTCCCTGTAGAAGTAATTTTC GCTAGCACAGTGTCATGGGCGTCTCCAACACAACCCCAAAATCCTAGGTTTCTAAAGGTTGCTCTCCTTGGTCTGCCGAACTCAG GGAAAAGCTCATTCCTGAACTCTATTCTAAACTCCACAGTTTCAGCCGTTTCCCCCAAAGTGAACACCACCAGGTTCCAAGTCtggttaatattattatttagagAGGATATCAGGGGAATCTTTACAGTAGATAACTGTCAAATTGTGCTAATTGATTCACCCG GAATCATCGCATCCCATAAAAGGAGAAAGTTCTGTAAAGATTTGGTCAGAACTGCTTGGAAGGGCTTT GATGAAGCCGACCTTTGTTTGTTTTTGGTGGATGCTGTTAAACGACCAAAGAGTGAtttgtacaatattttGAGAGTTCTTTCCGGGAAGAACCCTATAGAAGAAC aTGTTGGAAGTTCTCAAAGATCGATCAGTCCCAATTCATATGAAACTTCACTAGACGACCCTTTTCCAGACGATTTTGAAGAGAGTATAGATTCCGAAGAGGAAGATCTATTTGAGGATAAAACTGGTAGAAGAGAGGTGCCAATAGCCCTGGTATTGAATAAG ATAGACCTTGTTTCTCATAAAAAATGGGTAAAGTCTCGAGTCAAGGAATTGAA TGTCCATGGGAACTTTTGTGATGTTTTTTATACCAGTGCCAAGTACTCCATGGGATTCACACCTTTAATCAATTTCCTTAAACTATCTTCCAAGCCTGCACCCTGGGTTTACCCATCAGATATG GTAACAACTATGAGCAAGGTCAAGGTCGTTGAGCAGTTGGTCAG AACTTATATTTTCTGTTGGTTCAACAAGGACGTTCCTTACAAGGTTGAACAGAGTATAATAGGCTGGACTTACGCTGAGAACGGCACTCTAAATATAGAGATG GAGCTGTATGTTAGGACTGTGAAGGTTGCAAAGATGATTTGTGGAATTAAGGGTAGGATTTTAAATCAGCTACAGAAAAATGTATCATACAAGCTGAGCAAGATGTGGAATGAGGCGGTCTTTCTTTTTGTACACGTTAAATTAAGATAA
- a CDS encoding uncharacterized protein (Tap579b07.q1c.cand.56 - score = 43.78): MSEIGHSGTRYSSRDKSKRVMMNSMAEAAGEYEYTTLKQQPIPEFGSNGEVSNRIDQSDGMVNQFSDNPNSLYDETTFTGDTTSQAGLTEQTSWQSSGYISMSDEGLRQNGDILHDHHDHHLMALHSQDGLGYVQPFDMSASMVGGYVPDTHELLHQKMLDVSQQDVLPSHSMQMPLETNVIPDPPRRMLSKGRKNKDEANELVRRAKLLPKVMGVRYDANHQYWVATWYQNRKRMDRYFSVGRFGFEEARLLAIDCRKTAGKSLQGKSYDRPSYSKEGKSRSYDSVEKHSDYYNSEDMNKKSKDFNRLNVSKVALNYILSDLCNNCLPTILENNHMPGELYIHCYNKISDHLQMIITASQSEDIEKYLHLFQLCIQNRVLPSALQVQEQRAMITTLCQM; encoded by the coding sequence atgaGTGAAATAGGGCACTCTGGAACCCGTTATTCAAGTAGAGATAAGTCCAAAAGAGTAATGATGAATTCCATGGCAGAAGCAGCAGGAGAATACGAATACACCACTCTTAAGCAACAACCGATTCCAGAATTTGGATCTAACGGTGAGGTCTCAAATCGCATTGATCAATCCGATGGTATGGTTAACCAATTTTCCGATAATCCAAACTCATTATACGACGAAACGACATTCACAGGAGATACAACCTCACAAGCTGGACTGACTGAGCAAACATCATGGCAATCGTCGGGATACATCTCAATGTCTGATGAAGGCTTGAGGCAAAATGGAGACATACTCCATGATCATCACGATCATCACCTAATGGCTCTACACTCACAAGATGGATTGGGGTATGTACAACCATTTGATATGTCGGCAAGCATGGTGGGAGGTTATGTACCAGATACGCACGAACTTCTACACCAAAAAATGCTTGATGTCAGCCAACAGGATGTCCTACCCTCACATTCCATGCAGATGCCCTTAGAGACGAATGTAATCCCAGACCCACCAAGAAGAATGCTATCCAAAGGTAGAAAGAACAAAGACGAAGCAAACGAACTCGTCAGAAGAGCTAAATTGCTACCAAAAGTAATGGGAGTACGTTACGACGCAAATCATCAATACTGGGTGGCAACATGGTATCAAAACAGAAAGAGGATGGACAGGTATTTTTCAGTGGGAAGGTTTGGCTTCGAGGAGGCAAGACTGCTTGCAATAGACTGCAGAAAAACAGCTGGCAAGAGCCTTCAAGGAAAGAGTTATGACAGACCTTCATACTCGAAAGAAGGAAAGTCACGCTCTTACGATTCAGTTGAGAAACACTCCGACTATTACAACTCAGAAGACATGAACAAGAAAAGCAAGGACTTCAACCGACTCAACGTGTCGAAGGTCGCACTGAACTACATTCTCTCCGACCTTTGCAACAACTGTCTTCCAACAATCCTTGAAAACAATCACATGCCAGGAGAGCTATACATTCACTGCTATAACAAAATATCTGATCACCTTCAGATGATAATCACAGCCAGCCAATCTGAAGACATCGAGAAGTACCTCCATCTCTTCCAGCTTTGTATTCAAAACAGGGTTCTACCCAGCGCCCTCCAGGTCCAAGAACAGCGAGCAATGATCACCACACTCTGCCAGATGTAA